The Cydia strobilella chromosome 16, ilCydStro3.1, whole genome shotgun sequence genomic sequence TAAACACTATTATACgcaaaaataaagttatacaataaaagaATGTCATTACGTTAAAATTTTAGTTGTAGAATCACCCAACATTCAACAGTCgcaaacataatatttaatgaGTACACTTCGCGTCTCGCGTCTGTCTGTAGGCTGTCTGTAGGCTGTCTGTAGGGTAGGTGAGTCATTGGCGCCCGCGCCGGGGGCACCGCTGCAGCGCGGTCACAAGCGGAAACAGTTTGTGCAAATAGATAACTAAGTAGGTATGATATGGAGCGAGGCCCGGGAGGTCACGGCGATCACCTcacaatagggtattccacaaatttttattaagttatcagtcgatcaggtttgttttgaggatcaaatgtctgtataggacccattgtcttaaagcaatacaaaagtcacaaatgatggtcaaagtctggcacccgcactttactgacgaaacgcttctaacaaattggcattacatcgtgacgtcagcacgtaacgtcgctattgcttagaagccgtggaaaacaaggaaattgcgattatgtcggtgaaatattgcgtttatggtttaggtatattgttgctatacagtattttttttaataaaatgtaaggaatcgaatggtactattattttttcctatttggaagttaaattatttttaattttttttaatatgcaaATTAAACCCGTCCAAAAGAAGCCCTTAGagttacaaaattaaaagtaaatacataataatgaaattgaagAGGCTAACGAATTTAAATTGCTAGGAATCACAATACCAATAGACTCAATAGAAAATCCACATTCAAAATACCAAAACAATACTCGCTAAATAGGCCATACGATATGTTACACAGAGGCCGCTTCTCCattcaaacgtagtccccattttcctcttctACTaatatttgatgtatattattaACCAtaatagctatgcccctacgtttgactgtTTTCTATTTTTTGTCTTTTGTAAAAATTACCTAGGTGCGAAAAtcagattccatacaatttttttaatgctcctaactcttatactaataaaaagaaacgaaaaaaaaaaccactccttctccactttcgtctttttaaatgatgaaaCGCTGgcgaagtacctacctacagtaaatattttaatttattcaccacaccaactagtaaggctctcttgattgttcaaaaactgataagaaagatgcattttatccacatgtgggttGCCCGGGTTttcccacatgtggataaaatggaaattttgagttgtttccttgtGTTgcctggtagaattgacttttaaattatgattttgaatgatacatatttaataacgttaatttggatttgattttgtttgttattttacagtTATGTGCTATTTTCGTCGCGTTGTTGTTGTGGTAAAAAAAACTCGGTGGCaacatttgtttaaccctcgtgccttgaaaccctcgcaatgctcaagtttccatttttcgaaccacttgctacgctcgtggttcaattttggaatctttcccTTTCGGGTCGGGCTCGGGTGTCAATATatgcacgagcggttaaacaacaacttttccccctagtaactgttttattttacttttacaatgGCAAAAAACTTAAGTTATGCCGAGCGGATGCTGTCTGTCGCGCCATCTATACCCAGCTATGTATAATACACGTGCCTGAATATATTATACATCAATTACATCATGCACGTACCTTCATTGTTTCTCTAATGGCGCCATCGTGCTTTTTCCCGCCATATTAAGAACTGTTATTCTAGCTGTCAGTGTTGCCACATGATAAAGTAGTAACTGATACCACTGTTCTGTTTACCAACTTACATCGCGCTTGGCGTTGGCGTTGCTTGGCGCGGGCGCGACACTGTCCTTGCCTTGCTTTATTGTTAAGATAAGAAGGTTCGGCGCAACGATAACGCaacgtaaatatattttttgtgtttagtTGTTGTCGACTACTCCGCGGGTGGTGAGGTGATAAATAGTGAAATTTTTGGTCCTAGGTAAGTGTTAGAAGTTAGAAATAAGGATGACTTTTTCAAGGTGCTTTTTAACGTTGCTTGATTTTTATCTATTCTGCAAATATTATCGCAAATAAACGCTATTAACCTGACGGTGATAATGATAATTCCGCTAAAACCTAGCGAACTTCAAACATTTTTTACCTCCATCTCTGTCACTCCAATCCAATACATAGAATCGGAGATAAACGAACTTCGCTGTTTGCAGTAGCCCCGTAGAATGACCAATGTAACTTGACCTCCGATTGTACATTAGTTGCTCATCACACTGTAGTCAAATTTTACTAGACCCTGAGGTATGAGTGTGTAGAATTGTCTGTGAATAATAAAGCCGGTTTGACCAGTTTAGCTAGGTGGCTGGGTGGCATGCgctgtcataatcataatattatttattttgttcaacGAATCTAGTTAAtaaaccagagggcctaccggcAACGTCAACAAATCTAAAATCGTTTTCTGCCTCTCTTCGCTCTTGCTTATTCGAGTGTTAGTTGTGGATCCAGACTTGAGGAAATATCAGAATTTTTCCTATAggttcataatattaatatatttgttaataaaatattgttaataaagtGTTATCTAAACTATATAAAGCGAGTTCGTATCCAGTATAAGTTGAGTGTACAGACTTATGAGGTATTGTTGACGAGATATAATTTGAACCGATCACTCAAACAACTTGTCAAATTATATTATGTCAATCAGTGGaaattatgaaattatatttcgttTCGTCGCCATAGGTACTCGCCATTGAGTTGcctcgtgtcgtgtcgtgtgtgTCGGCGACGGCGATAAACAATCTCGTGCATGCAAACTGTGTTTAGACTATACCTATTGAGTATAtgttacattacataatatataatcagAATAGCTGAACAAAATGTaccaatataggtacctacctacacttaGATAGGATAGGATAGAGGGTAGAggggtactgttatagtaagttttgtagtcacagtaaatttactgccatctatagacacacgattaaaactaaaaataaaagtgtcaaaaaatgtatatatggataaatgattcttttatttgtatttattatttatatttattatatgagattgacccatgttctttcactgatgtgttaaaattgttaaaaaccaaacgaaaccgtcaacgccatctaggcgagaataggccaaaggttggtattggttgtagcgccatctgtgcgagaatcaaattttcttgatttccgagggacgttttttccttagactttattcatcttatacggagttttGTTGAAaccaattgaaatttgaaactaaCTAGGGTCACTGCGCTAAATTCCGTCAacgctctagttttcgtccacttgacggattagcatataatatgtatttcatttttaatttgctacttgcgaaatatcttttatgtagatagatatattgtttagacattaaggattgcaagaagtccaaatttgtgcagcaatgtaggtttatattcaaatttcgtcaagtggatgaaaactagagctggacgaaaactagcacaATGGTCAAATATTTGTGTGAAAACCATACCGGTAGTCCGGTATTCAATCCCTAATAAGAAGTGTCGTACTTACGATAAGGTTTTTTTGCAGTTACACGTTTGAAGAAAATGATAGTAGACAATGTGGTGGTTGGCGAACCTGCAATGGAGGTGCCAGGACACCTCTCCTACGCGCAGTACGTGATAGACAAGCTTAGAGAGCACTGCAAGGCTGGGGATGGCGTTGCTTTGGTAAATATCTAACTTAGGTGCCCTATTTAGGTATGCTTGGGGGCTTATCcctaattcttcttcttctttcttctgcAATGTGCAACTTAAGGTGAGGTGCGACGAGGCGTTATGTCATGTTTTCGATTTGATTATCGAGCGAATTTTATGCAATTGTGTCCATATAGCAATTAATGTGATTAGTGTAATGGTTTCACAAATTTCACGATTACGTACAGCTACAATAATATTCTATAGCCTCTTCTTTAATGATAAAAAATCGTGGAAGCTAGGACACATTTCTATCCACTTTTTCAGGTGAACGGAGATACTGGCGAAGAGGTAAcgtttaaacaaattttaaacgATGTGGTGAGAATCGCCACAGGGCTTAAGGAGTTTGGAGTGAAGCGTGGCGACGTGGTCGGCCTGTGCAGCGAGAGCAGGATAGAATACATATCAACTGCCATAGCCGTCATGTGCTGCGGGGCCACTGTTACACCTGTCAACTTGCAGTACCAACCTGGTGAGTCACCATGGTCACCACCACGAGCTAAATAGAAgctagaccaagctaagttggcagcgattttgatagcacagactgtgcaagtgttattgccaatcttctatgaaattatgacgtataaataacactgtgAAAAATCGCTGTCATcatagcttggtctaactctagcactCATTCAATTCTGGTAAATAGTGGCGAAAAACTTGTGCCCGAATTTACCTATATCGAGAAATCTTATTCAATTTGGCAAGATTCTACTCGTAGTAACAAAAGAAGATATTTCACTTTTaaccaaaaatatatgaaatgcGCTCTCATTCGCTCttgttctattttttttatccgagaaagtacaatataataataaacaatatagtaatatacaatataataataaaaaaatacatcaattttgaaatttgattaatttaattaaaatcgaaattccaacaactcaaaaatgacatCTGCCATTTGAAAAGATAAAGAATTGGATAGACGTAAATCGCATGTATAGTATAGTATTGTACATACCAGGAGATGAAGGAacttgcatataaaaaaaagattgaaTGAAACTGTACAGACAAATAATTCTCTCTTAAACTTGAATAGAATGGAATCTAAttttcatactcatactcatactcatttaatcattgctttgtgtgtacaaaaagatcttaagattattattttttattagggtttcgtacccaaagggtgtctgtctgtctgtctgtttaccctcccatagaaaatggaccagccaaaatgtataaaacagcaaaatattttttcgcgatttcggggtaaataatattgatcctatagtaaaagttgctcagtataaccccaaaacctccctggcaacgggaatgcacttatttattaggccaccgtgtatataaataattaaagcaaactAAAGATCATCATATACCTAttcatttacatatttataagccCAGGTCTAGTCGATGGAGATTTAGTCCTGCCGTTTTGTTTAGTTTTGATCTATCACACATTACGACTATAACATAACATTAATTTATCGTTCTCTTTAGCATAAATCACAAATGCCTTCCGTGGCATCTTGATCCTCTAATTTTTCCTTCTATTACagtatttatgtaatatataGTCGTATCGTGCCACTAACGTAAAAGAAGAGGAAATCCTCTTCTGTTTTGAATCATCGTCATAATAAatatcttcttatcttactaaatttaaaactttttcatTCGTTTTTTGTTCTGTTCAACTCATACCTTCCATCCGTCGCCTGTACATCATCTAAAACGCATGGTGCGTTtaggtgtttttttattttcctcGATCCGGTCCGGATTCCGCCTGACCGGATTGATTGCAATCCTTAGATAGGAATGGTAATTCGTAATTTCGTATTCCAAAAGACGCTCTTTGTCTAAGGACTAAAGAACTGAATTATAATTACAAAGACTCACTTAAATTTTCAGACGAAATGTCGCACGTGCTGAACATTGCGAAGCCAAATATCGTTATCGGATCGTCATCAGCTCTAAAAATAAATCTCAGTACTTTCAAAAATCTACCATTTGTAAAGAAGATAGTGCAGTTTGACGGTACACCTCTAGAGCCGGGTATTGTCCTGTTGAGTAGTTTAATGAGCGAAGTCGTGAGTGTGGAAGAGTATTCCCCGGAAGATGTCCAGGGATGGTCAGACGTGTTGGTGATCTTGTACTCGTCGGGTACGACGGGCTTGCCAAAAGGAGTCATGCTCACACACTTCAACATACTGTACAGCGCAATGCATTACAGGTAATTGAACAATCGTTTCTTCTTTCCTTCGATGTGTTTGCTAtcttaaactaatattttaagaTATTCCATTCACCACACAGTCCTCTATTGCGGCCTCAACTTTTTGTGCTTAAATCACgcgcgaagccgtgaacgcgaaGACTCCACATCACGCCCTGAACacagattatattattatattagggTTATTACCctgaatttgaaaaataaacctTTGTTAAAAAATTGCTAGGGATGTcgctcggctatatcactagctattttatattcaaattagGTGTTATagtatgcagggtaacgatatacaacATGCGTTGCCACctgatttgattttgattttagtatttataatataatatatacatgtaatatatttattgctttcacattggtattacagatgttcctaatcgataatgtatcacaacatgacaccctgtaagggtattgcaattttatctatctatacaaTATGTAGAGCGAGAACGGGCTTCAGGTATATAAGATTGTTCCTAAAgagatacatatatatatgtgtcaTAGATATTTGCGACATCTCATGCATACAAAGTCTCGTGGGGAGATTAGCAGGACGTAATTTACATAAAAGCAATTTGTTTCCATTCAGTTTCCAGTAACATGAATGAAGGcttgtaaattattaaaaaaaactattgatCAAATTATTTCTgctaacaaaattatttacattgtttCATTATCTTCCACTATGTaataccatcgcccacactgttaactgtaatCGGTGGACCTtgtgccttttgtaataaggtccgaTGTATATTAagaagtgttgctgtttgtacttaattatttactatGCTTTCATAACAGCGAAGTCGGTGAAGAGTCCTACAAACGAATGCTGACAGTGGTTCCGTGGTATCACGGCTACGGACTCTTAACCACAATCAATTACATGGCCGTTAAAAAGAAGCTGGTTTTCTTTTCGGGATTCAATGCGGAAAAATATTTAGGAGCTATTCAAAAGTACAaggtaaatatatatgtacataaatatatgaCTGCTTCCcaaattttaattcaaaacaGTTATAATTATTGCCTACATAAtcttattaagttattaatttGATGTAATCTAATGTTGGCCATGTGTGCTTGGCAGTGGCGCCCACCTGGTggcttaaggggctacccgagcTTTTCAAcgattttttacaagtttttaataataataataaatccgtttattaaaaaacaacataggtccacacattacaatgtaaaaaaatcataattaaaatgaaataaatttaatcgtatctcctacttttgcactacagatataattataagacaaacggctatttttgtctaccggattttgaaagaaatgaatacttatattttatattttttttaaacattgtctacaaaaacttttttttcgtatctccattgctgtgaaagatgttacatatacgaaatctacgtATGGGTTCGTATTTACGTCTCTAAAAACTTGTCtagggttttaattttaaactaattaacacaaaagttatggccagaaaacaagttttttggcctaaaactGTTCATCTTTGATGCCTTAGATCTCgaagacaatgaactttgaagtaaatatgggatactattaATATATATTGCTTAAAACTGTTGCTGTTAATAGGATAagctaaaaaaacattagaaaattaagggattcagatcgaaggtcattggggcatagGATCCCCTTGCGTTAAGTTATATGACAGTATGTAGGTTATATATAGGTAGAGTATGGAAATCGGGGCTCACGAGTTTTATATTTTTGCCATGTCGTGTCGTACCTACACTACACGATCATAGATTTTAGCCCCTCCACCTCCATCAAGAATATCACAATAGCATTTAGGTATGACGTATGACTTacctatagtgcgacataagatagtagaaattaaataaaatggaactaaaaattCCATAGGTACTAAATtattgccatgtttaagcattttacgtcaaaaatgtgccagttacgtaggaagtggcgccctcaataattttctaaaatttcttgtcggactatacggTAGGTTTGGTCACATTGGCTGATGGactaaaaattttgtttcacaTTTGTAAAATCTTGTTTTAGGAGGAGGAAACTTTGTGTAAGGAGCGCTCGTGTGTGTCGTGACACGGCATGTTTTTAACGAGTAATATGTTTCCAGATACAAGTTTTACTAACAGTGCCGCCAATTGTACTCTTGCTGGCGAAGTCCCCAGTTGTGGAGAAGTATGACCTGTCGCCTGTTAACGTGGTGTGGTGCGCTGCTGCCCCTCTTAGCAAGGAGATTATTCAGGGAGCTCTGAAACGGTGAGTTACGGGTATATTCACAGAACTAAGGCCTACCGAGAACGTCATAAACCAAATTTtcgttaatcataatcataatcacaaATAATGTGCCTCTATCTATCGATCTTGCATATTCGCgcaataataatagtttatgcaactgatacacaATGAGAGGCTGTAAAACgcaagtgtggttttatgaaacgagcgttagcgagtttcataatagaatcacacgagggttgtaaggcctaattatgtacagttgcatacactatgTTGGCGCAACATAAGTACCAGCGAAGACCAGTTGACGGCACATGACGTCACACGCATACGTCACGGCTCCCCGTTCCGCGTACCTACATTTCAGACTGCACCGTACAGCCGAAGCGGCTACAcatatcaattattttatatagatatatCGAGTACCTAAACGTTACTTGTACCTATTAGTTGTTAAGTTAATTAAAAGAAGATTAGTACTATCCTGGAGTTCCTTCATTCTACATCAGAAGAGCTTAATTGAGGAGTACACCGAACATTTTGGCGACCGTCTTACTGTTGCTATGTGGACGCATAGCACGAATCTGCAATCTACTTACCAAGAATTTACGGGAGAAGAACGGAGCTGCTTTATTACCACCGGGATCTAGAGGAGGCGGAGTGGAATACCTACCAGAAAGTGTGATACCTAAGTGCcactacacacatatcataagtactctaagataggttcagaagccgtagggaaatgacctgcattgctactatTGCTActactagtgctacctgtaaaatatctatactgtagatattaaaattatgcaataaatttttttttgaacaaatacagaaacaaactatacttacaattctactttcgtaacagcaaaaaaccaacaaacaaatgacaacagtaatAGCGGCAATGAAATTAGGCTACCCGAAATTTTtattccccaatagcttttgttccattcgcgtttttccccattctgctttttaaccaggcgttaattttttcagtagttaatttaatcacacgcgtatgtcccagtcgcttttttccccaaagagtaatgttttgGGTAATTAATACAGTCgcggcaattcgatcctccgtcaagacgaaagtccctattctcatgtcactcgagatcaaatATCTgcggtttatatttaaaaaatcgatgtttcgtatcgataactgtttttacaagcttttatttaacttgcaatgtacctatgtaagtatgtatgtaatatgtatgtaacaatcttgcaatttaaatttgacccactacccggtttccgatgaagctgaaaatttgcatacatatgtaggtcgggtgacaatacaatattatggtaccgtcgagctaatctgatgatggagacaggagattgtcataggaactctgtgataaaacaacgcaacctaattgtgttcggGGTTttaagaattgtctcgatgagtattagttgtctgtgaaaagaaaagtacagtcagcgattaaagcttgtaccaacaattattttttgccaaaaacttataatatctATGGATACAAGAATAGAGGCCCACTTGAGTTtcgacagctgttccaaatttaaacccATAGCCTTACataaatctataatgtaataagtagtaataacattaaagtacagatttttacctactaccacagacaAGAATGTGCACATAGTAAAATTCgatgtaataatgctggtcattttcTACAGTTTCTGAAcacattttagagcactaacgatatgtgcgtagataaataGACAAATAGACGAACGCAAGAACGAAGATGGTTCGAGGTATGTCTTCTGTTTGAATCAAATGCAAGATAGGTACTTATCTAAGTGCTAGTTTACTATGaaattttccatacaataaaatttagcgagcTCGTAGGTACTCGTAGTGGGAGTGGGAGTGGGTAAATTAATAACTTTCTTAAAAGCTAATAACTTAAAAGCTCAAAAAGTgatacttttcgtggctgtttagcgtgcggaaagttggttttcgcgaactagtgctttttacttttccaatttttttaaatttttacttgttccaattcatgactacttattgatgagtgttaatattagtttcctttaaacgtcgtaatcaacataaaaacctactgttaatgtaagagtacgaaaaatatgcatatttcatattttattacttacctcttcatcattataagtattataacacgtttattttttattgctgaaaaaccgttcttaataagttgtctaaatggaacggaacgcctgtcaaagaagaggcgtattttcttactgcaagaacgttttaagtttccaaaggcaacattcgatattgtttttataaatatacgatacacaaataatcgtaaataacgatatttaggtaataatagtacaatgttttaatatttacaattgtttctgtcttatagaacatgcatttgaaaaaaaaactttcattgaagtgggttcaataaaaatctattctagtcgaataaaagctagaaaaacacctcttcataatgtcaatgtcaatgatgtcacaaaattaataatataaaagtttcgaattccattccttacttgttgcttttcttattttttcgcaactgtattaaaaaacgtcgttcgatacacgtgcggaaatgtcatactttccgcactagcatcgaaatgtactatttttgacAACATACGATATTCAACAAACAGTTTGTTTGATAATTCTAGTGTAATTTAACCGCAAGTATTATTATCGACAGCTACTTCTACTCACCTATTTACAATAAGAGATTAGACAAATACTTTGCAAAGTGGTTGTATCTAGATGTTGTGAATATTACCACTGATGTTTAGTGTCTGAGCTTGCTAATAGGTACACACTGTGCCAACATAAACGTAAGTTTCATACAACTGCAATGACTACACATGATAACTTGTCTGCAcggttaatgttaatgttattcATTTATAAACAATAGTAAATGCactaaatattgtattattaacTAGTAGTCAGTAACACTGTTAAGTAAAGCAATTTATCTATGGATATGGAAAGCAGTATGTACAAATgtggttagtttttttttatagtgcagtcgtcataatttcatgtagtaaatgggcgttttctaaaataaatattgaaaacctgattctcacagatcctggtgtttctGGGTTCTtttaactcagaatcactagcatattcaatcctgatgattaaaaaaatgtcccaaatatttgtatgaaaattgtacagtACActtacgtcacgcacatacaatgaaattttttatacactaaaacgtgacgtaatggaatggacattttgggacatctttttttaatgacaggatggagaatgctgtcgattcttttttttataccacatcggtggcaatcaagcatacggcccgctcgCCTAAGcttaagcagttaccgtagcctatggacgcctgcaacaccagggaTATTaaacgcgcgttgccgaccctttaaaaacctgtacactccttttttgaagaattccgagtagaatgagcccaagaatatgcaaatttgaaagaatcagattttcaatatttattttagaaaacgcccaaataTTCATTatcacctacctacctatattttcaTTTCAGTACTATGTTTTTCCAAAAATGAATCGATATGCGATCCTACTCTTGCCGCTTTTTTGTCTGacatttttaaccgccttcaaaaaaaaggaggttctcagtttgacctgtatgtttgtatgtatgtatgtttgttcgcaattatctcgcg encodes the following:
- the LOC134748562 gene encoding uncharacterized protein LOC134748562 codes for the protein MIVDNVVVGEPAMEVPGHLSYAQYVIDKLREHCKAGDGVALVNGDTGEEVTFKQILNDVVRIATGLKEFGVKRGDVVGLCSESRIEYISTAIAVMCCGATVTPVNLQYQPDEMSHVLNIAKPNIVIGSSSALKINLSTFKNLPFVKKIVQFDGTPLEPGIVLLSSLMSEVVSVEEYSPEDVQGWSDVLVILYSSGTTGLPKGVMLTHFNILYSAMHYSEVGEESYKRMLTVVPWYHGYGLLTTINYMAVKKKLVFFSGFNAEKYLGAIQKYKIQVLLTVPPIVLLLAKSPVVEKYDLSPVNVVWCAAAPLSKEIIQGALKRLPNCTGIFQAYGMTETSLAATRDEIDAATQRVGSGGRPLPGVRTKVVDIETRQKLGPNQQGEVCIKGPIVMKGYAGNEAATRDVMDEEGYLKTGDIGYYDEHGFLFIVDRLKEIIKYKGFQVPPAEVERVVLQHPGVAECGVVGAPDMSAGELPFAFVVARPGATVTEAELLEFTASRLSPAKRLHGVIFVNEIPKNPSGKILRRVLKQKLKEMRASKL